ACATCTTTATATGTACATGGATGATCCCGATAATTATGAGCATAGCCCTGAAAGGCTCATTGATTATCTGGGTGTCTCTTTGCGCACTTTGCAAAGAGACTTTAAAGATCTTCGTGAAAGCGGCACCAGCAATTACACCTACAACTCGAAATCAGGTGAGTATGTCTATTCCGAGGAAGACGCTACCAAAATCGAAAGTGCGGACAGGCGAAGGAAGCTATATCTGACTAAGCTTGCCAGAATGTGTAGGATTGTGAAAAAGCTCCCTTTTACAAATCTGGAGAAGCTTAACGAATATGAAGCTGATCTAAAGGACTATCTATCCGAAAGAAAAAAATATCCTAAAAGACCAGATCCATATGGGCCTCCCAAAATGCCTTATATTCCTGATATTAAATATGAGTACTTTAATATATGCCCGGAGGTAAGTGAGCGCACCAGG
The sequence above is a segment of the Butyrivibrio proteoclasticus B316 genome. Coding sequences within it:
- a CDS encoding HTH domain-containing protein; its protein translation is MSKLTRQIHLYMYMDDPDNYEHSPERLIDYLGVSLRTLQRDFKDLRESGTSNYTYNSKSGEYVYSEEDATKIESADRRRKLYLTKLARMCRIVKKLPFTNLEKLNEYEADLKDYLSERKKYPKRPDPYGPPKMPYIPDIKYEYFNICPEVSERTRQRDFQTLRDAGFVIFYSQRYREYLFTDDDSYITSKDSALYKALKKAGDIRKKRGS